The following proteins come from a genomic window of Rutidosis leptorrhynchoides isolate AG116_Rl617_1_P2 chromosome 10, CSIRO_AGI_Rlap_v1, whole genome shotgun sequence:
- the LOC139871698 gene encoding chaperone protein dnaJ A6, chloroplastic-like: MAIVPGGSTWVARWGVQPQLMSKSSSTSNSFMQLHRVSINTRELPSPCSAFFCSQGSLHALHSTGSFGKSFHRRGGRLVVKAESDYYSVLGVSKNSSKAEIKSAYRKLARSYHPDVNKEPGAEQKFKDISNAYEVLSDDEKRSIYDRYGEAGLKGAGVGTGDFSNPFDLFESLFDGLGGMGGMGGMGGRSSRNRATQGEDQAYNLVLNFKEAIFGVEKEIEVTRLESCSTCSGSGAKPGTNVSKCTTCGGQGQVVSSARTPLGVFQQVMTCSSCNGTGEISTPCNTCNGDGRVRKSKRISLKVPAGVDAGSRLRVRSEGNAGRKGGPPGDLFVMIDVLQDPVLKRDDTNILYTCKITYIDAILGTTMKVPTVDGMVDLKIPAGTQPGTTLVMAKKGVPVLNKNNMRGDQLVKVQVEIPKRLSGEERKLIEELSSLKKDKVPNSSSV; this comes from the exons ATGGCAATAGTACCTGGAGGGAGTACATGGGTGGCTCGGTGGGGAGTTCAGCCTCAATTAATGTCTAAATCTTCATCTACAAGCAATTCATTTATGCAATTGCATCG TGTCTCAATCAATACAAGAGAGTTGCCATCACCATGCTCTGCCTTCTTCTGTTCACAAGGTTCTTTGCATGCACTACACAGTACGGGGTCGTTTGGTAAATCTTTTCACAGAAGAGGAGGCCGCCTCGTTGTCAAGGCCGAAAGT GATTATTATTCAGTACTTGGCGTGTCAAAGAATTCAAGCAAAGCAGAAATAAAAAGTG CTTATAGGAAGCTTGCTAGGAGTTATCATCCTGATGTGAACAA AGAACCAGGAGCTGAACAAAAGTTCAAGGACATTAGCAATGCTTATGAG GTTTTATCAGACGATGAAAAGCGATCCATATATGACAGATATGGGGAGGCTGGGCTTAAAGGCGCTGGTGTTGGCACAGGG GATTTCAGCAACCCGTTTGATCTCTTTGAATCGTTGTTCGATGGCTTGGGTGGGATGGGAGGGATGGGTGGCATGGGGGGAAGAAGTTCACGTAACAGAGCTACACAAGGTGAAGACCAAGCTTACAATCTTGTTTTAAACTTCAAAGAAGCCATATTCGGTGTTGAAAAAGAGATCGAAGTTACCCGTCTCGAGAGCTGTTCCACTTGCAGTGGGTCTGGTGCTAAACCCGGGACCAACGTATCCAAATGCACAACTTGTGGTGGTCAAGGTCAAGTAGTCTCTTCAGCCCGAACCCCATTAGGTGTCTTTCAACAAGTCATGACCTGTTCTTCTTGTAATGGAACTGGTGAAATCTCAACCCCTTGTAATACATGTAACGGAGACGGGCGGGTCAGAAAATCTAAACGGATCAGCCTAAAAGTCCCGGCTGGAGTCGATGCGGGTAGCCGGTTACGGGTTCGTTCAGAAGGTAATGCAGGAAGAAAAGGTGGGCCCCCTGGAGACCTGTTTGTTATGATTGATGTTCTTCAAGATCCTGTTTTGAAACGGGACGACACTAATATATTATACACTTGTAAAATCACGTATATTGATGCGATTTTGGGGACAACTATGAAAGTTCCGACTGTAGATGGGATGGTAGATTTGAAAATCCCAGCCGGGACCCAGCCCGGGACTACACTTGTTATGGCGAAAAAGGGGGTCCCGGTTTTGAACAAAAACAACATGAGGGGAGATCAATTGGTCAAAGTGCAGGTAGAAATACCGAAACGATTGAGTGGGGAAGAAAGGAAGCTAATTGAAGAACTCTCGTCTCTAAAGAAAGATAAAGTTCCCAACAGCAGCAGTGTATAa
- the LOC139872993 gene encoding uncharacterized protein, whose product MGGWRGILGFDYGIVQAPLGPDISGPELVAAVANSGAIGILRAPDWESPDYLRELIRKTKSMTDKPFGVGIVLAFPHKENLKCVLEEKVAILQLYWGEVTQDIVFEAHQAGVKVVPQIGSFEEAKRAADAGVDAIIVQGLEAGGHVIGQEALIALVPQVVDLVASRGIPVIAAGGIVDARGYVAALALGAQGVCLGTRFLATEESNAHPLYKSKLVEMRETEYTNVFGRARWPDAPHRVLKTPFFMEWRNLPSNETEANQPIIGHSNIHGIEKDIHKFAGTVPNKAATGDIESMCMYAGEGVGLIKEILPAAQVVKRLIEEAQTLIQQI is encoded by the exons ATGGGTGGGTGGAGAGGGATACTGGGTTTTGATTATGGAATAGTCCAGGCACCTTTAGGGCCTGATATTTCCGGCCCGGAGTTAGTCGCCGCCGTTGCTAATTCCGGTGCCATTGGTATCCTCAGGGCACCTGATTGG GAATCCCCGGATTACTTGAGGGAACTCATAAGGAAGACGAAGAGCATGACCGACAAACCATTTGGAGTAGGCATCGTTTTAGCATTCCCTCACAAAGAAAACTTAAAGTGCGTTTTGGAAGAGAAAGTTGCAATCTTGCAGCTTTATTGGGGAGAAGTCACACAAGATATTGTCTTTGAAGCCCATCAAGCAGGGGTCAAGGTTGTTCCCCAG ATTGGAAGCTTTGAAGAAGCAAAGCGTGCAGCTGATGCGGGAGTGGATGCTATAATTGTTCAAGGACTTGAAGCAGGAGGACATGTTATTGGTcag GAAGCATTGATTGCGTTGGTACCACAAGTAGTTGATCTTGTTGCCTCCAGGGGTATACCCGTAATTGCTGCTGGTGGAATAGTGGACGCACGAGGCTATGTTGCTGCATTGGCACTCGGAGCTCAAGGTGTCTGTTTAGGCACCAG GTTTCTTGCCACTGAGGAGAGCAATGCTCACCCACTATACAAAAGTAAGTTGGTCGAAATGAGGGAAACAGAGTATACAAACGTATTTGGTCGGGCAAGGTGGCCCGATGCACCTCATCGCGTCCTTAAAACACCATTCTTCATGGAATGGAGAAATCTACCGAGTAATGAGACTGAAGCTAATCAACCCATTATTGGCCATTCAAACATACATGGAATA GAGAAAGACATTCATAAGTTTGCAGGTACAGTGCCAAACAAGGCTGCAACAGGAGATATCGAAAGCATGTGTATGTATGCAGGCGAAGGAGTAGGACTTATTAAAGAGATCTTACCAGCTGCTCAAGTAGTAAAGAGACTCATCGAAGAAGCTCAAACGTTGATCCAACAAATCTGA
- the LOC139871634 gene encoding tropinone reductase homolog At5g06060-like gives MTSIAPAVSKDGVVAKRPSSRWCLAGKTALVTGGTRGIGYAVVEELAELGARVHTCSRNEAELNQKLQEWSLKGFTVTGSVCDVSSRPQREKLVEDATSLFGGKLNILINNVGTSFRKPTTEYTAEEYSMLMATNFESCYHMSQLAHPLLKASGAGSIVFISSVAGLVHVFVGSIYSAAKGAMNQLTKNLACEWAQDNIRTNCVAPWFTKTSLIKEALDNKEFLDHVASRTPLKRLAEANDVSSLVAFLCLPAASYITGQIIAVDGGFTINGFS, from the exons ATGACAAGTATAGCACCTGCAGTGAGTAAAGATGGAGTGGTGGCTAAACGACCAAGTTCCCGATGGTGTTTAGCTGGAAAGACCGCTCTTGTGACAGGTGGAACACGTGGCATCGGGTACGCAGTGGTGGAGGAGCTGGCGGAATTAGGAGCAAGAGTGCACACGTGCTCTCGAAATGAGGCTGAACTTAACCAAAAGTTACAAGAATGGTCACTCAAGGGTTTCACTGTCACTGGATCCGTCTGTGATGTATCTTCGCGTCCACAACGCGAAAAACTTGTTGAAGATGCCACGTCACTCTTCGGTGGCAAGCTCAACATTTTA ATAAACAATGTTGGGACAAGCTTTAGGAAACCAACTACCGAATACACTGCCGAAGAGTATTCGATGCTAATGGCTACCAATTTCGAATCATGTTACCATATGTCTCAGCTTGCACATCCTCTATTAAAGGCTTCTGGAGCTGGAAGCATTGTGTTCATTTCCTCTGTTGCAGGTCTTGTCCATGTTTTTGTTGGGTCTATTTACAGTGCCGCTAAAG GAGCGATGAATCAACTTACAAAGAATTTAGCATGTGAATGGGCACAAGACAATATTCGGACTAATTGCGTAGCACCATGGTTCACTAAAACTTCTCTTATTAAAGAG GCACTTGATAACAAGGAGTTTTTAGATCATGTGGCATCTAGAACTCCTTTGAAACGACTTGCAGAAGCGAATGATGTTTCGTCTCTTGTGGCCTTTCTTTGCCTCCCTGCCGCTTCTTACATTACCGGTCAAATAATTGCCGTAGATGGAGGGTTTACGATCAACGGTTTCTCTTGA